Within the Luteimonas sp. JM171 genome, the region GGCTGTACCAGGCGCTCGATGCGCTGGGTTCGCGGGTGCTGTCGGCGCTGGCGCTGCATATCGGACTGCCGGCGGACTGGTTCGCGGACAAGACCGACTACGGCAATTCGATCCTGCGGCCGATCCACTATCCGCCGATCACGGCCGACAACATCCCCAACGTGCGCGCGGGTGCGCACGGGGACATCAACCTGATCACGCTGCTGGTGGGCGCGAGCGCGGCCGGGCTGGAGGTGCAGTCGCACGACGGCGAGTGGGTGCCGTTCACCTCCGACGCGGATACGATCGTGGTGAACATCGGCGACATGCTGCAGCGGCTGACCAACCACGTGTACCCGTCAACGATCCACCGGGTGGTGAATCCGCCGGGCGACGAGGCGCGCAAGCCGCGCTATTCGGTACCGTTCTTCCTGCATCCGAACCCGGATTTCCTGATCGAGGTGCTGCCTTCGTGCATCACGCCGGAGAACCCGAACCGGTACCGGGAGCCGATCACGGCGCAGGGCTTCCTTGAGGAGCGGCTGAAGGAAATCAAGCTGAAGTAGGGCTGGGGCATGGATCGGCGGCGCGGCGGTCTGAAGCGCCCCGCCGTGGCCGACTAGAATTGCGGGCTCTTTGCTGAATTGGAGACGACATGCGTCCTCGGATCGTGGCCGGGAACTGGAAAATGAATGGCGACCGCGCGTTTGCTGCCGCGCTGATGGGCGAGCTGGCCGGGGCGACGGTGCCTGAGGGGGTGGAGGCCATCGTGATGCCGCCCTTCCCGTACATCGCCGCGCTCGCGTCCGAGTGGGCGGGGAAGGGGATTGCGTTCGGCGCGCAGGATGTGAGTGAGCACGAAAAGGGCGCCTATACGGGTGAAGTCTCCGCCCGGATGCTCAAGGACATTGGTGCCACCCACGTGCTGGTGGGGCATTCGGAGCGGCGCCAGTACCATGGCGAGGACAGCGCGCTGGTGGCGCGTAAGTTCGCAGCCGCCAGGGCCGCGGGCCTGGTGCCCGTGCTGTGCGTCGGGGAGACCCGGGAGGAGCGCGAGGGCGGGAAGATGCAGGCGGTGATCGCAGCCCAGCTCGACCCGGTGTTCGATGCCTGCGGGCCGCAGGCGCTTGAAGGCGCGGTAGTGGCCTACGAGCCGGTGTGGGCGATCGGGACCGGTCTCACGGCGAGCCCCGAGGAGGCGCAGGAAGTGCATGCATTCATGCGTGGCGAGGCGGCCCGCCGCGATGCTACAATCGCCGGCTCGCTGCCGATCCTTTATGGCGGCAGTTGCAAGCCCGACAACGCTCCCGCGCTTTTCTCGCAGGCCGACGTTGACGGCGGATTGATCGGCGGCGCCTCGCTGGCGGCCGCGGATTTCCTCGCCATCATCCAGGCCGCGGCGCGCTGAACCCAACGGACCCGATCCGATGCTGCTGTACATCCTCAACGTACTGTTCGTCCTGGTCTCGATCTCGATGGTCGTGCTGATCCTCATGCAGCGCGGCTCCGGGGCCGCGGCCGGGTCCGGCTTCGGCGGCGGCGCTTCGGCCACGGTGTTCGGTGCGCGCGGGTCGGCCAGCTTCCTCAGCAAGGCCACCAAGTGGCTGGCGATCGCGTTCTTCGTGATCACGCTTGCCATGGCGTGGTATGCCACGCGCAATGCGGAGCAGGTGCAGGCGCAGCAGGACATGGGCCTGATGGGTTCGATCCCGGTGGTGCCGGCGGAGGACGTTCCGGCGGCCCCGGCACCGGCCGACCAGGCCGTGCCCCAGGCGCCCGAGGCGGCGCCGGCGGCCGGGGATTCCAGCGTTCCGCAGGCGCCGGCCGAGCCGGCCGCCGGGCCGGAACCGGGTGAAGGAGGCAGCTGACGGGTTTACAATCCGTCTGGCGTGCCGAAGCACGCAGATTTGCCCAGGTGGCGGAATTGGTAGACGCACTACCTTGAGGTGGTAGCGACGAGAGTCGTAGGGGTTCGAGTCCCCTCTTGGGCACCAACATCACGCTCTGGCGCGCGGTATGCGCCGGTGACGCGGCCCCGCCTCGCGCGGGGCTTTTTTTGAAGTGTGTTTCAGGGTTTGCAAGGTGATCGATCGTTTACTCGCCAGTTCATGATTAGTTACAATTGACGTCATTGGACCGGTGTTCGAGGTCCGTTTTTTCGCCCCGGCCGGTATCGGCCGGAGGCGCCCGGCGCCAAGGCGCCGCCAGCTGGCCGCAACGCGGCCGCTAGCCAAGAGAGCAACACGTGCTGGCCGAATATCTGCCTACCCTGCTGTTCCTGATCGTCGCCGTCGGCATCGGCGTGGCCCTGCTGGTCATCGGCTGGATCCTGGGTCCCAAGCGCCCCAGCGAGGCCAAGCTGTCGGCCTATGAGTCCGGCTTCGACGCGTTCGACGACGCGCGCATGCTGTTCGACGTGCGCTACTACCTGATCGCGATCCAGTTCATCGTCTTCGACCTGGAAATCATCTTCATCCTCCCGTGGGCGACGGTGTTCCGCGACCTGGGCATGGTCGGTCTCGTGGAGATGGGAATCTTTGCCGGCCTGCTGTTGCTCGGCTTCATCTATGTGTGGAAGAAGGGAGCCCTGGAATGGGAGTGACCCGCGCGATCCAGAAGGTTTCGGACTTCGCCAGCAACCCGCTGCCCGAAGGCCGGATGGACGACATCCTGCGTCCGGAGGGGGAGAACCCGCTGCTTGAGCGCGGCTTCCTCACCACCAACACCGACACCCTGCTCAACTGGGCCCGCACCGGTTCGATGTGGCCGGTGACATTCGGCCTGGCCTGCTGCGCGGTGGAGATGATGCACGCCGGCGCCGCGCGCATGGACATGGACCGCTACGGCGTGATCTTCCGTCCGTCGCCGCGCCAGGCCGACGTGATGATCGTGGCTGGCACCCTGGTCAACAAGATGGCCCCGGCGCTGCGCAAGGTGTACGACCAGATGAGCGATCCGAAGTGGGTCATCTCGATGGGCAGCTGCGCCAACGGCGGTGGCTACTACCACTACTCGTATTCGACGGTGCGCGGCTGTGACCGGGTGATCCCGGTGGACGTGTACGTGCCGGGCTGCCCGCCCACCGCGGAAGCGCTGGTGTACGGGATCCTGCAGCTGCAGCGCAAGATCCGCCGCGCGTCCAACTTCGGCGAGAACAAGACGGGGCTGCGCAATGGCTGAGAGGCACAAGGCCCTGGCCGAGCGCCTGCGCGCGCGCTTCGGCGATGCCACGGTGACCGTGGACGGTTCGCGCGCGGAAGTGGGCATCGAGTTCAAGGCCGGCGAATGGCAGGAAGGCTGTCGCGTGCTGCGCGACGAGTTCGGTTTCGAACAGCTGATTGACCTGTGCGGCATCGACAGCCTGGGCTATGGCACCGATGAGTGGGACACCGGCGTGTCCTCCCAGGGCTACAGCCGCGGCGTCGTCGGGCGCGGGCCGGGGCGCTTCCGCTTTGGCCAGCAGCCCAGCCAGCAGATGCCGCAGCCGGCGGGCGAGGGCGCCGTGCCCGAGCCGGAGCACCGTTTCGCCGCCGTGGTGCAGCTGCTTTCGGTGCAGCACAACCTGCGGATGCGGGTGATTGCCTTCGCGCCGGATTCGGCCGCGCCGATGCTCGATACGCTCACCGGCATCTGGCCGGTCGCCAACTGGTTCGAGCGCGAGGCGTTCGACCTGTTCGGCATCATCTTCCAGGGGCATCCGGACCTGCGGAGGATCCTCACCGACTACGGTTTCGTCGGCCATCCGTTCCGCAAGGATTTCCCCCTGATCGGCAACGTGGAGGTCCGCTACGACCCCGAGCGCAAGCGCGTGGTGTACGAGCCGGTCACCTCGGTGGAGCCGCGGGTGACGGTGCCGCGGGTGATCCGCGATGACGCCCGCTATGCGACCTCGCTGGGCGAGGGCGTGGACTTCAGGCCGGCGCACGGCATCGGCCCGGCTGATGCAGGAGCTTCGAAATGAGCGCGGTACCAGATTCCATCGGCGCGGGCCCGGGCGGCGACATGGATTCGCCCCAGCAGGAGATCCGCAGCTACACCATCAACTTCGGCCCCCAGCATCCGGCGGCGCACGGCGTGCTTCGCATGATCCTGGAGATGGAGGGCGAGACCGTCCTGCGCGCCGATCCGCACATCGGCCTGCTGCACCGCGCGACGGAAAAGCTCGCCGAGTCCAAGCCGTTCAACCATTCGATCGGCTACATGGACCGCCTCGACTACGTGTCGATGATGTGCAACGAGCACGCGTACGTGCGGGCCATCGAGACCCTGATGGGGATCGAGGCGCCGGAGCGTGCGCAGTGGATCCGCACGATGTTCGACGAGATCACGCGGATCCTGAACCACCTCATGTGGCTGGGCGCCAACGGCCTGGACCTGGGCGCGATGGCGGTGATGCTCTACGCCTTCCGCGAGCGCGAAGAGCTGATGGACGTGTACGAGGCGGTCAGCGGCGCGCGTATGCACGCGGCCTATTACCGCCCCGGCGGCGTCTACCGGGACCTTCCCGACCGCATGCCCCAGTACAAGGAATCGCCGTGGCGCAAGGGCAAGAAGCTCAAGCGCTTCAACGAGTGGCGCGAGGGCTCGATGCTCGATTACCTGGAAGCCTTCGCCAAGGACTTCCCGAGCCGGGTGGACGAGTACGAGACCCTGCTCACCGACAACCGCATCTGGAAGCAGCGCACCGTGGGCATCGGCGTGATCCCGCCGGAGCAGGCGCTCGCGTGGGGCATGACCGGCCCGATGCTGCGCGGCTCGGGCGTGGAATGGGACCTGCGCAAGAAGCAGCCGTATGCCAAGTACGCCGAGGTCGATTTCGACGTGGCGGTGGGCACCGGCGGCGACTGCTACGACAGGTACCTGGTGCGGGTGGCGGAAATGCGCCAGTCCGCGCGCATCATCGAGCAGTGCGTGGCCTGGCTGAAGGCCAACCCGGGTCCCGTGATGGTGGACAACTACAAGGTCGCGCCTCCTTCCCGCGAGGAGATGAAGGACGACATGGAAGCGCTGATCCACCACTTCAAGCTGTTCAGCGAGGGCTACTGCGTGCCGGCGGGACAGACCTACCAGGCCGTCGAGGCGCCCAAGGGCGAGTTCGGCTGCTACCTGGTCTCCGACGGCGCCAACAAGCCGTTCCGCGTGCACCTGCGCGCACCCGGGTTCGCCCACCTGTCGTCGATGGACACGGTGGTCAAGGGACACATGCTGTCGGACGTGGTGGCCATGATCGGCACCTACGACGTCGTGTTCGGCGAGATCGACAGGTAAGGCAATGAAAGCAACCGGCAATTTCGAGAACGCGCGCAACGTCGACCCGATGGCCGTGCTGAGCGACGAGACCCGTTCCACGATCGACCACTGGGTCACCAAGTTCCCGCCCGACCGCAAGCGGTCGGCGGTGATCCAGGGGCTGTTCGCGGCCCAGGAGCAGAACGGCGGCTGGCTCAACGACGAGATCATCGCCGCGGTCGCCAAATACCTGGACCTGCCACCTGTGTGGGCGTACGAGGTGGCCAGCTTCTACTCGATGTTCGTACTCGAGGAAGTGGGCCGCCACAACGTCGCCTTCTGCACCAACATCAGTTGCTGGTTGAACGGGGCCGACAAGCTGGTCGCGCACGCCGAGCAGAAGCTGGGCGTCAAGCTGGGCGAATCCACGGCCGACGGCCGCGTGTTCCTCAAGCGCGAGGAAGAGTGCGTGGCCGCCTGCTGCGGCGCGCCGGTGGTCCTGATCAACGGCCATTACCACGAGAAGCTCACCACCGAGAAGGTGGACGAGCTGCTCGACGGATTGAAGTGAGTCGAAGCGAAATGGCGCATCACACCCCCAAGGTTTCCGAAGGCTACGGGCCGGTCGGTCCTGCTCCCCAGGAGCACCAGGCCGTCTACACGACCCTGCACTTCGACAAGCCGTGGTCCTATGAGAACTACCTGAAGACCGGCGGCTACAGCGCGCTGCGCAAGGTGCTGGAGGAGAAGATCCCGCCGGCCGACGTGATCGAGATGGTCAAGCAGTCGGGCCTGCGCGGCCGCGGCGGCGCAGGCTTCCCGACCGGGCTGAAGTGGAGCTTCATGCCCAAGGATTCCGGCATGCAGAAGTACATCCTCTGCAACTCCGACGAATCCGAGCCCGGGACCTGCAAGGACCGCGACATCCTGCGCTACAACCCGCATTCGGTGATCGAGGGGCTGGCCATCGCGTGCTATGCCACCGGCGCCACCGTGGCCTACAACTACATGCGCGGCGAGTTCCACCACGAGCCCTTCGAGCACATCGAGGAGGCGCTGGCCGAGGCCTACGCCCACGGCTGGCTGGGCAAGAACGTGCGGGGCTCGGGCGTCGACATCGACATCTACAACGCGCTGGGCGCGGGCGCCTACATCTGCGGCGAGGAAACCGCCCTGATGGAGTCGCTGGAAGGCAAGAAGGGCCTTCCGCGGTACAAGCCGCCGTTCCCGGCCAACTTCGGACTCTACGGCCGGCCGACAACGATCAACAACACCGAGACCTTCGCCTCGGTGCCTGCGATCGTCCGCAACGGCGCGGAGTGGTTCCTCAACCTGGGCAAGCCGAACAACGGCGGCTGCAAGATCTTCTCGGTCTCGGGCCATATCCAGAAGCCGGGCAACTACGAGATCCGTCTGGGCACCCCGTTCTCCGAGCTGCTGGAAATCGCCGGCGGCCTGCGCCCGGGGCGCAAGCTCAAGGGCGTGATCCCGGGCGGTTCATCGATGCCGGTGCTGCCGGGCGACACCATGATGGAACTGACCATGGACTACGACGCCCTGCAGAAGGCGGGCTCGGGCCTGGGTTCCGGCGCCGTGATCGTGATGGACGACACCACCTGCATGGTGCGCGCGTGCCAGCGCATCGCGCGCTTCTACATGCAGGAAAGCTGTGGCCAGTGCACGCCTTGCCGCGAAGGCACCGGCTGGATGTGGCGCATGATCACCCGCGTGGTGGACGGCCTGGCCACGGTGGACGACCTGCACGTACTGCGGGAAGCCGCAGGCCAGATCGAGGGCCACACCATCTGCGCCTTCGGCGAAGCCGCGGCATGGCCGGTGCAGGGCTTCCTGCGCCACTTCTGGGATGAGTTCGAATACAAGATCGTCAACGGGCGTTTCCTGGTGGACGACGAGCGCAACGGCACGGTGGTGCCGAAGGCGGAGGTGGCATGAGCGCGCAGCCTGTCAACCCGAACCTGCCGCCCGACCACGTCACCGTCTTCATCGACGGCGTTGAACTGGCCGCGCCCAAGGGCTCGATGATCATCCAGGCCGCTGACCGCGCCGGGATCGAGATTCCCCGCTTCTGCTACCACGACAAGCTGGCGATCGCGGCCAACTGCCGCATGTGCCTGGTCGAGGTGGAGAAGATGGGCAAGCCGGCGCCTGCGTGCGCCACGCCGGTGATGGACGGAATGAAGGTCTCCACCCGCAGCGCGAAAGCCCTCAAGGCGCAGCGCAACGTGATGGAGTTCCTGCTGATCAACCATCCGCTGGACTGCCCGGTGTGTGACCAGGGCGGCGAGTGCGAGCTGCAGGACCTGTCGCTCGGCTATGGCCGCTCGGTGAGCCGCTACGTCGAGCGCAAGCGCAGCGTGCCCGACGAGGACCTCGGGCCGCTGGTGGCCACCGAGATGACCCGCTGCATCCACTGCACGCGCTGCGTGCGGGTGACCGCGGAGATCGCCGGCACCCACGAGCTGGGCACCATGTACCGCGGTGAGAACCGCCAGATCGGCACCTACGACGGCAAGCCGCTGACCACCGAGCTCTCGGGCAACGTGATCGACGTGTGCCCGGTGGGCGCGCTGACCAACAAGGTGTTCCGGTTCCGCGCACGTCCGTGGGAACTGATCGCCAAGGAATCGCTCGGCTACCACGACCCGCTGGGCAGCAACCTCTTCGTGCACCTGCGCCGCGGCGAGCTGATGCGGACCGTGCCACGCGACAACGAAGAAGTGAACGAGTGCTGGCTGTCGGACCGCGACCGCTATTCGCACCAGGGCCTGTATGCCGAAGACCGCGCCGCCGTGCCGATGCTGCGCGAGGGCGACGCCTGGCGTGAGGCCAGCTGGGACGAGGCGCTGGCGAAGGCGACGCAGATCCTGCGCGACAACGCTGCCGACGACCTGGGCATCCTGGCGCACCCGGCCACCTCCAACGAGGAGGGCGCGCTGCTTGCGCGGCTGGCGCAGGGCCTGGGCACGGGCAACATCGACCACCGCATCGGCCAGGTCGATCCGGCCGGGGCCGGCGCCGCGGAGCCGTTCGCCATGCCGGTCGCGGACATCTCCCGCGCCGACGTGATCGTGATCGTGGGCAGCAACCTGCGTCACGAGGTCCCGCTGCTTCACCAGCGGGTCCGCCAGGCCTGGCGCAAGGGCGCCAGGGTCCACGTGGTGAACCCGGTCGATTTCGACTTCACCTTTGATATCGAAGGCAAGCACATCGTGGCGCCGTCGCGCATCGCCGATGCGCTCGGTTCCGGTGAGCTGGCCGGCGCGCTGCGCGCGGGTGACCGGGCCGCGGTGATCGTGGGTGCGCTGGCCGAGTCGGGTCCGCATGCAGGTGCCATCCGCGCCGCGGCCGCCTCGCTCGCCCAGTCCACCGGGGCCGCGCTGTGCCGGATCCCGCAGGGCGCCAACGCCCTTGGGCTGGCCAATGCCGGCGTGCTGCCCGCTTCGCACGATGCGCGGAGCATGCTGGAGCAGGCGCGTGCGGCATACGTGCTGTACGGGATCGAGCCGGGGCTGGACTTTGCCGACCAGGCGCAGGCCCTGAATGCATTGAAGGGGGCACAGGTTGTGGCGTTCAGCCAGTTTGCTTGCGAGTCCACCCGCGCGGTGGCCGACGTGATCCTGCCGATCGGCGCGCTGCCGGAGATCGACGCGACGCTGACCAACCTCGACGGTCGCGAGCAGCAGGCGGTCGCCGGTGCCCGGCTGCCGGGCGAGGCCCGGCCCGGCTGGCGCGTCCTGCGCAGCCTCGGCGCCGGATTGGGGCTGGAAGGCTTCGGCTTCGTGGACATCGCCGGCCTGCGTGCCGGCATCCAGCCTGTGCCCCGGCCGCTGGCCGAAGGGCAGGGCAGTGCCACCAATGGCGGCCAGGGCGAGGGCCTTGAGCTGGCGAGCGCGCCCGCGATCTACCGCAGCGATGCGGTGGTGCGCCGCGCCGCCGCGCTGCAGGCGCATCCGCTGACCCTCGGGCCGCAGATCACCCTGCACCCCGATGACGCCCAGCGCATTGGCGTGGCCGACCAGGCGATGGCCAGGGTCTCCAACCACGCAGGCACCGCCACCATCAAGGTGTCGGTCAGTGCGAGCGTGGCGCCGGGCGCCGCATGGATCGAGCGTGGCTATGGAGCCACCGCCGCCCTCGTGGCCGGCCGCGTGGAGGTGCAGGCGGCATGAATACTGCGCAGCTCCTCTCGCAATGGACCGCCCCGCTGTACGAGGCCCTGGTGGGCCTGGGCGCCATCGGCGTGGTCGTCTGGACGGTCCTGAAGATCCTCGTGATCGCGGTGCCGGTGATCCTGGCCGTGGCGTTCTATGTGGTCTGGGAACGCAAGCTGATCGGCTGGATGCACATCCGCCACGGGCCGATGTATGTGGGCAAGGGCCTGTTCCAGACCATTGCCGACGTCATCAAGCTCCTGCTCAAGGAGATCATCCGGCCGACCAACGCCAACCCGGTGCTGTTCTTCCTGGCACCGATGCTGGCGCTTGCGCCCGCGTTCGCGGCCTGGGCCGTGGTGCCGTTCGACGCGCA harbors:
- a CDS encoding NADH-quinone oxidoreductase subunit B; this translates as MGVTRAIQKVSDFASNPLPEGRMDDILRPEGENPLLERGFLTTNTDTLLNWARTGSMWPVTFGLACCAVEMMHAGAARMDMDRYGVIFRPSPRQADVMIVAGTLVNKMAPALRKVYDQMSDPKWVISMGSCANGGGYYHYSYSTVRGCDRVIPVDVYVPGCPPTAEALVYGILQLQRKIRRASNFGENKTGLRNG
- a CDS encoding NADH-quinone oxidoreductase subunit D gives rise to the protein MSAVPDSIGAGPGGDMDSPQQEIRSYTINFGPQHPAAHGVLRMILEMEGETVLRADPHIGLLHRATEKLAESKPFNHSIGYMDRLDYVSMMCNEHAYVRAIETLMGIEAPERAQWIRTMFDEITRILNHLMWLGANGLDLGAMAVMLYAFREREELMDVYEAVSGARMHAAYYRPGGVYRDLPDRMPQYKESPWRKGKKLKRFNEWREGSMLDYLEAFAKDFPSRVDEYETLLTDNRIWKQRTVGIGVIPPEQALAWGMTGPMLRGSGVEWDLRKKQPYAKYAEVDFDVAVGTGGDCYDRYLVRVAEMRQSARIIEQCVAWLKANPGPVMVDNYKVAPPSREEMKDDMEALIHHFKLFSEGYCVPAGQTYQAVEAPKGEFGCYLVSDGANKPFRVHLRAPGFAHLSSMDTVVKGHMLSDVVAMIGTYDVVFGEIDR
- a CDS encoding NADH-quinone oxidoreductase subunit A, whose product is MLAEYLPTLLFLIVAVGIGVALLVIGWILGPKRPSEAKLSAYESGFDAFDDARMLFDVRYYLIAIQFIVFDLEIIFILPWATVFRDLGMVGLVEMGIFAGLLLLGFIYVWKKGALEWE
- the nuoG gene encoding NADH-quinone oxidoreductase subunit NuoG — protein: MSAQPVNPNLPPDHVTVFIDGVELAAPKGSMIIQAADRAGIEIPRFCYHDKLAIAANCRMCLVEVEKMGKPAPACATPVMDGMKVSTRSAKALKAQRNVMEFLLINHPLDCPVCDQGGECELQDLSLGYGRSVSRYVERKRSVPDEDLGPLVATEMTRCIHCTRCVRVTAEIAGTHELGTMYRGENRQIGTYDGKPLTTELSGNVIDVCPVGALTNKVFRFRARPWELIAKESLGYHDPLGSNLFVHLRRGELMRTVPRDNEEVNECWLSDRDRYSHQGLYAEDRAAVPMLREGDAWREASWDEALAKATQILRDNAADDLGILAHPATSNEEGALLARLAQGLGTGNIDHRIGQVDPAGAGAAEPFAMPVADISRADVIVIVGSNLRHEVPLLHQRVRQAWRKGARVHVVNPVDFDFTFDIEGKHIVAPSRIADALGSGELAGALRAGDRAAVIVGALAESGPHAGAIRAAAASLAQSTGAALCRIPQGANALGLANAGVLPASHDARSMLEQARAAYVLYGIEPGLDFADQAQALNALKGAQVVAFSQFACESTRAVADVILPIGALPEIDATLTNLDGREQQAVAGARLPGEARPGWRVLRSLGAGLGLEGFGFVDIAGLRAGIQPVPRPLAEGQGSATNGGQGEGLELASAPAIYRSDAVVRRAAALQAHPLTLGPQITLHPDDAQRIGVADQAMARVSNHAGTATIKVSVSASVAPGAAWIERGYGATAALVAGRVEVQAA
- the nuoF gene encoding NADH-quinone oxidoreductase subunit NuoF yields the protein MAHHTPKVSEGYGPVGPAPQEHQAVYTTLHFDKPWSYENYLKTGGYSALRKVLEEKIPPADVIEMVKQSGLRGRGGAGFPTGLKWSFMPKDSGMQKYILCNSDESEPGTCKDRDILRYNPHSVIEGLAIACYATGATVAYNYMRGEFHHEPFEHIEEALAEAYAHGWLGKNVRGSGVDIDIYNALGAGAYICGEETALMESLEGKKGLPRYKPPFPANFGLYGRPTTINNTETFASVPAIVRNGAEWFLNLGKPNNGGCKIFSVSGHIQKPGNYEIRLGTPFSELLEIAGGLRPGRKLKGVIPGGSSMPVLPGDTMMELTMDYDALQKAGSGLGSGAVIVMDDTTCMVRACQRIARFYMQESCGQCTPCREGTGWMWRMITRVVDGLATVDDLHVLREAAGQIEGHTICAFGEAAAWPVQGFLRHFWDEFEYKIVNGRFLVDDERNGTVVPKAEVA
- the nuoE gene encoding NADH-quinone oxidoreductase subunit NuoE, whose protein sequence is MKATGNFENARNVDPMAVLSDETRSTIDHWVTKFPPDRKRSAVIQGLFAAQEQNGGWLNDEIIAAVAKYLDLPPVWAYEVASFYSMFVLEEVGRHNVAFCTNISCWLNGADKLVAHAEQKLGVKLGESTADGRVFLKREEECVAACCGAPVVLINGHYHEKLTTEKVDELLDGLK
- a CDS encoding 2-oxoglutarate and iron-dependent oxygenase domain-containing protein → MSPRIPTLDIRRFDSDREAFVAELGAAYREWGFAGINGHGIPQSSIDAAYEVFKAFFALPEETKMKYHVPGSGGARGYTPFGVETAKGSKHFDLKEFWHIGREVPDDFPHRDVMPPNLWPEEVPGFREHGYGLYQALDALGSRVLSALALHIGLPADWFADKTDYGNSILRPIHYPPITADNIPNVRAGAHGDINLITLLVGASAAGLEVQSHDGEWVPFTSDADTIVVNIGDMLQRLTNHVYPSTIHRVVNPPGDEARKPRYSVPFFLHPNPDFLIEVLPSCITPENPNRYREPITAQGFLEERLKEIKLK
- the tpiA gene encoding triose-phosphate isomerase — translated: MRPRIVAGNWKMNGDRAFAAALMGELAGATVPEGVEAIVMPPFPYIAALASEWAGKGIAFGAQDVSEHEKGAYTGEVSARMLKDIGATHVLVGHSERRQYHGEDSALVARKFAAARAAGLVPVLCVGETREEREGGKMQAVIAAQLDPVFDACGPQALEGAVVAYEPVWAIGTGLTASPEEAQEVHAFMRGEAARRDATIAGSLPILYGGSCKPDNAPALFSQADVDGGLIGGASLAAADFLAIIQAAAR
- a CDS encoding NADH-quinone oxidoreductase subunit C — encoded protein: MAERHKALAERLRARFGDATVTVDGSRAEVGIEFKAGEWQEGCRVLRDEFGFEQLIDLCGIDSLGYGTDEWDTGVSSQGYSRGVVGRGPGRFRFGQQPSQQMPQPAGEGAVPEPEHRFAAVVQLLSVQHNLRMRVIAFAPDSAAPMLDTLTGIWPVANWFEREAFDLFGIIFQGHPDLRRILTDYGFVGHPFRKDFPLIGNVEVRYDPERKRVVYEPVTSVEPRVTVPRVIRDDARYATSLGEGVDFRPAHGIGPADAGASK
- the secG gene encoding preprotein translocase subunit SecG, with amino-acid sequence MLLYILNVLFVLVSISMVVLILMQRGSGAAAGSGFGGGASATVFGARGSASFLSKATKWLAIAFFVITLAMAWYATRNAEQVQAQQDMGLMGSIPVVPAEDVPAAPAPADQAVPQAPEAAPAAGDSSVPQAPAEPAAGPEPGEGGS